In one window of Eleutherodactylus coqui strain aEleCoq1 chromosome 10, aEleCoq1.hap1, whole genome shotgun sequence DNA:
- the PPP1R18 gene encoding phostensin has product MMEVPDWKVHLLERKRKEEEEMRKKDREEEERLAKMPPWKRELILRRKAKAEASMLETKSDTEGGEQEEINSGGGEEEGRDSRVLRENIGPVQKNPFIQQEKQRRIPEYSCTKPKSTTEQTVHRVPKVDDLVKDTNLLNESKEQDASLEERQSPSIDVKGRVSRLLSRFGGSRTEDDSSDACLHRVNGEGEGTTKAVVSTLPVVVEPEIQALSPANLTPPSPSGLLTVTGSQTLTQETTLSSYVTPSSSCVESEPSELLTCTAPMAKSGSNTRLSVMEEVRPLPFQLRPASPARQLKPNIQVSPVLSRPETFKVIAGKTEEDGETGLSPSKVTCNFQAVKRVTGESQAVQRRKGNTITVNPRKAAVCENGYAITETKSPVTTKNESGKKRYPTVEEIKVIGGYLALSRSCMAKRSPDKKKMNISFPEVDLERTFEYPSESSLLAEYGPADEPEVLVTPFAQPEDDEEEDSALLGGILRRKALIVDESCKR; this is encoded by the exons ATGATGGAGGTTCCAGACTGGAAGGTTCATCTtctagaaagaaaaagaaaggaagaagaagagatgaGAAAGAAAGATcgggaggaggaggaaagatTGGCCAAGATGCCTCCTTGGAAGAGAGAGCTCATTCTCCGAAGGAAGGCCAAGGCTGAGGCTTCCATGTTGGAAACCAAAAGTGACACAGAAGGAGGAGAACAAGAGGAAATAAACAGTGGTGGtggggaagaagaaggaagagacagccgggTCTTGAGAGAAAATATTGGACCCGTTCAAAAGAACCCATTTATCCAGCAGGAGAAACAAAGGCGGATTCCAGAATATTCCTGCACAAAGCCAAAGTCTACCACCGAGCAAACAGTCCATCGTGTTCCAAAGGTAGATGACTTAGTCAAAGATACAAATCTACTGAACGAATCGAAAGAGCAAGATGCTTCATTAGAGGAGCGCCAGTCTCCATCCATTGATGTTAAAGGGAGGGTGAGCAGACTGCTTAGCCGATTTGGGGGTTCAAGGACAGAAGACGATAGTAGTGACGCATGTTTACATCGGGTAAATGGAGAAGGAGAAGGGACAACCAAAGCTGTAGTGTCCACTCTTCCTGTAGTAGTGGAGCCTGAAATACAGGCCCTAAGTCCTGCAAACCTCACTCCACCTTCTCCTTCCGGCCTTCTTACTGTCACAGGAAGCCAGACTTTAACTCAGGAAACCACTCTCTCCTCCTACGTCACTCCTTCCTCTTCCTGTGTTGAATCGGAGCCATCTGAGCTTTTGACTTGTACGGCCCCCATGGCTAAAAGTGGGTCCAACACCAGGCTAAGCGTGATGGAAGAAGTGAGGCCTTTGCCTTTCCAGTTGCGTCCAGCATCTCCAGCCAGACAGTTAAAGCCGAATATCCAGGTTTCTCCAGTTTTGTCGAGGCCTGAAACCTTCAAAGTTATTGCTGGAAAAACAGAAGAAGATGGGGAAACCGGGCTCAGTCCTTCCAAAGTCACTTGTAACTTCCAGGCCGTCAAAAGAGTGACAGGAGAGAGTCAAGCTGTGCAAAGGAGGAAAGGAAATACAATTACAGTCAACCCACGAAAAGCAGCGGTCTGTGAGAATGGATATGCCATCACAGAGACTAAGTCCCCGGTCACCACCAAGAATGAGTCTGGCAAGAAACGTTACCCAACAGTAGAAGAGATCAAAGTCATTGGGGGCTACCTGGCTTTATCTAGGTCCTGTATGGCAAAACGCAGTCCAGACAAGAAGAAG ATGAACATCTCCTTCCCAGAAGTGGATCTAGAGCGAACTTTCGAGTATCCATCAGAGAGCTCTTTGTTGGCAGAATACGGCCCGGCGGATGAGCCAGAGGTCTTGGTCACTCCATTTGCTCAGCCCGAGGATGATGAAGAAGAAGACAGTGCTCTGTTGGGAGGCATCTTAAGAAGGAAAGCTCTCATAGTTG ATGAATCCTGCAAACGCTGA